Proteins encoded within one genomic window of Megalopta genalis isolate 19385.01 chromosome 10, iyMegGena1_principal, whole genome shotgun sequence:
- the MESR4 gene encoding misexpression suppressor of ras 4 — protein sequence MEDEDGESKVVDMWNILGEQPLKDTSLGNSLKSSIDSAYSDVIEEEKKQLLRYNSIVSKESPGKNNSTGSKIVFKGFKKRILAQAQETQTNTSKSVVQESHLTHSNASSKSSKEKKAEIKRGKITEYAQYLGLQPSLKNKCLKCHSSSNLCSVLKQNLCTCNSTMTPMPSTSESSTVSHSPNFKITRKVYLCAACGTYFENWNLFLHMRDIHKRHICLFCLGMFGQAERLSYHLTKNHSVPEMAFTSVEDFYGAFKGSCYLVCCTCEKVFSETDNFYNHFCSPASKQDVTASICTLCRQTGSHASTCSLAADTSKEVNSAVSPLTQTGVVPTHILDRTVNTGNKLVMRKSIKNNRSKHIEDGVVIHQKVHTYIRKTNNKTGSQLNESPPFSDITNSGENSQNEVHNVIKDTVSETIMEVSKFVEDSYEDKEEETCKREVPENDIEINSSTNVTSHNKPYDSVIETIMEVSRCTDSVQDSRLSPRKEDRNDLNDTLDTSDKVESDSDETDKHDTEISNRTIESNNSRTNEFDTDYREVDKSVNEDKTIEAAIERKIDSDSQTPESSVHSPVNRSLFSPQHELHASDSQAKEDGSKNEANGNVEKPIESQTSVSFNAVPSSDRSLVIKICTNRNSQFSVASNNDDAENHDTSKESEENNNAESPLTEDKTSNAPETERENNNSDRVNDGDSDSDSLKLAVVDRDPDEIEEAEETDEVNMSEVKSNSNMDVEENVKQTNEVTDETIAELDTTETHEVAKEINDTSNSEVNNDVETQVQPSDGIMLAGEDVPFIDLNVDGILDSIEIENLLKQCIEAASPICVYCNHARHIAVNGKQLGLHMLAEHKFHPQHPAIIIQPDQFIVRVKKSLDELDFQFFNLDSYSSITGTYNVPDVRTYECFHCRFHSAVHKELYLHNRKMHQKTILICIMCKSTFYSYSELLCHLCPGTYSPNINVKYRCCLCPMGSLPSAFRLMVHLRKKHHACDVCLESTGNQQRLSNHVWKHKLHHLCYRCGIAYRNKPDITKHLFWKHGTESVLCKKCLQKKWPHIYHFCIPPTAFVCEECGSSFSRAVGLKVHKRLHSGDRPYTCNECPERFISRKLLTKHEDAHKEPPCSTNSTDSLNQQLANDEEKSDKEKIVTAESIDTVSDSAKEPKEPVKKVVDVYDLPPLNLSSESDTDSEDEKVEIKEPKETETAKPIEETAASPVEPKSAASPVLAADSIVEVEQNDEEKEQGAQIMDGIWDNFKTYTASLQMKEPGSGDLPVKEQEPETDMEYLRSIILADHDYCVVWSNKDKEAEGGGGGGGGGGEEEGEAGSKVEEKKEVNSSGDQESTCKVEKSPSGSNVAQSVAETETETDANRKKAKSPKKKKQSGSTSSSDSSSDSDSSSCSCGTNCSCSSSTSGSSSSSSSSSDSDSSTSDGSPKKQSSRKERKKEKEAVQESESANVDAENKATAEAENGEAAISVDPVCPPPQLLLRESDLETDETETDEDFYDEHPQQLANKLLAEKRNQLLLLAAVAPASTESAIPLNNGLADADADAAIPSPDPVPGTAEDHPQQKRKVKTKKRKKGERAKQRNAAAPAVESIKLNIPKAFYQKNPGFSASSPATMQQGVASSVPSIIANDAHPMSAIVEPRTVGGGGRPGQNVSGSGSETENKRSSKRKRVPKRFYGDSSDEEVEKQPTMKWRKVETASFAPVPSLKPLPPPRLSFGGKTVAYRPAESQQESPRIATASATESEEPAESSSDSSDTEIEASQQLQTHLPESNPPIPERPVNLYCYCQCPYDEVSEMIACDGEDCRIEWFHFECVGIMVPPKGKWYCPDCRKKHGIVQNEDYFD from the coding sequence ATGGAAGATGAGGATGGTGAAAGTAAAGTTGTGGATATGTGGAATATTTTGGGAGAACAGCCACTTAAGGATACTTCTCTTGGAAATTCATTGAAGTCTTCGATCGATAGCGCGTACAGTGACGTAATAGAAGAAGAGAAAAAGCAATTATTACGATACAATTCGATCGTGTCTAAAGAATCGCCAGGAAAGAATAACAGTACAGGATCAAAAATTGTGTTTAAAGGTTTTAAGAAGCGTATTCTGGCGCAAGCTCAAGAAACTCAAACAAATACGTCGAAAAGTGTAGTGCAGGAATCACATTTGACACATTCTAATGCATCGTCGAAGAGTAGCAAAGAAAAAAAGGCAGAAATCAAGCGAGGAAAAATAACAGAATATGCGCAATATTTAGGTCTGCAACCTTCGTTAAAGAACAAGTGTTTAAAGTGTCACTCGTCGTCAAATTTGTGCTCTGTATTAAAACAAAATTTGTGCACTTGCAATTCCACGATGACACCAATGCCCAGCACGTCGGAATCATCCACGGTGTCGCATTCTCCCAACTTCAAAATTACAAGGAAGGTTTATTTATGCGCGGCGTGCGGCACTTACTTTGAAAATTGGAATTTATTTTTACACATGAGAGACATACACAAACGTCATATATGTTTGTTCTGTCTTGGAATGTTCGGCCAAGCAGAAAGGCTGTCGTACCACTTAACTAAAAATCATAGCGTTCCAGAAATGGCGTTTACATCGGTCGAAGATTTTTACGGTGCTTTTAAAGGGTCATGTTATTTAGTTTGTTGTACTTGTGAAAAGGTTTTCTCAGAAACGGATAATTTTTACAATCACTTTTGTTCACCGGCATCGAAACAAGATGTTACCGCATCGATATGTACATTGTGTAGGCAGACAGGTTCGCACGCGAGTACATGCAGTTTAGCAGCGGATACGAGCAAAGAAGTAAATTCTGCTGTGTCACCTCTTACGCAAACAGGTGTCGTACCGACGCATATACTTGACAGGACTGTGAATACCGGAAATAAATTAGTTatgagaaaatcgataaaaaaTAATAGGTCTAAACATATAGAAGACGGTGTGGTTATTCATCAAAAAGTGCATACGTACATAAGAAAGACTAATAATAAAACTGGGTCTCAATTAAATGAAAGTCCACCTTTTAGTGATATTACGAATAGTGGTGAAAATTCACAAAATGAAGTTCACAATGTAATTAAAGATACTGTTTCAGAGACCATAATGGAAGTCTCGAAATTTGTCGAAGATTCGTACGAAGATAAGGAAGAAGAGACGTGTAAAAGAGAGGTTCctgaaaatgatatcgaaataAACTCGTCGACCAATGTAACCAGCCATAATAAGCCATACGATAGCGTAATAGAAACAATTATGGAAGTATCGCGTTGTACGGATAGCGTACAAGACTCGAGATTATCTCCGAGAAAAGAAGATAGAAACGACTTAAACGATACGCTAGATACGTCCGATAAGGTAGAATCGGATTCCGACGAAACTGACAAACACGATACAGAAATTTCGAATAGAACAATCGAAAGTAATAATAGTAGAACGAACGAGTTTGATACGGATTACCGAGAAGTAGACAAATCTGTAAACGAAGATAAAACGATAGAGGCTGCGATAGAAAGAAAAATTGATTCGGATTCGCAaacaccggaaagttctgttcaCAGTCCTGTTAACCGGTCGCTGTTTAGTCCGCAACACGAATTGCACGCATCGGATTCGCAAGCTAAAGAAGACGGTAGTAAAAACGAAGCTAATGGAAACGTTGAAAAACCCATCGAATCTCAAACTTCGGTCTCGTTCAATGCTGTCCCTTCCTCCGATAGAAGTTTAGTTATAAAAATCTGTACCAACCGAAATTCTCAGTTTTCTGTTGCAAGTAACAACGACGACGCGGAGAATCACGATACTAGCAAGGAATCGGAGGAAAACAATAATGCCGAGAGCCCGTTAACGGAAGATAAAACATCGAATGCTCCCGAaacagaaagagagaataaTAACAGTGATCGGGTGAACGACGGCGACAGTGATTCCGATAGCTTAAAGTTAGCAGTGGTGGACCGTGATCCCGACGAGATCGAAGAAGCCGAAGAAACGGACGAAGTAAATATGTCGGAAGTTAAAAGTAATTCGAATATGGACGTAGAGGAAAATGTAAAGCAAACGAACGAAGTTACCGATGAGACGATAGCCGAGCTGGATACAACGGAGACACACGAGGTTGCTAAAGAGATTAACGATACGAGTAATAGCGAGGTAAATAACGACGTGGAAACTCAAGTACAGCCGAGCGATGGAATTATGCTGGCTGGAGAGGATGTTCCTTTCATCGATCTGAACGTCGACGGAATACTGGACAGCATAGAGATAGAGAACCTTTTGAAACAGTGCATAGAAGCAGCTAGTCCTATTTGCGTGTATTGCAATCACGCGCGCCACATAGCGGTGAACGGTAAACAGCTAGGGTTACACATGCTCGCTGAACACAAGTTTCATCCTCAGCATCCCGCTATAATAATCCAACCGGATCAATTTATCGTTCGAGTGAAAAAGTCCCTGGACGAATTAGATTTCCAGTTCTTTAATCTAGATTCTTACAGTAGCATCACCGGTACCTATAACGTTCCAGACGTACGAACGTACGAGTGCTTTCACTGTAGATTTCATTCCGCCGTACACAAGGAGCTCTATTTGCATAATCGAAAAATGCATCAAAAAACAATCTTAATTTGTATAATGTGTAAATCAACTTTCTACAGTTACAGCGAATTACTTTGTCACTTATGCCCCGGCACGTATTCGCCGAATATCAATGTAAAGTATAGATGTTGTCTATGTCCTATGGGAAGCCTACCATCCGCGTTCAGACTCATGGTGCATCTACGAAAAAAACATCACGCGTGCGACGTCTGTTTGGAATCTACCGGGAATCAACAGCGTCTCTCGAATCACGTTTGGAAGCACAAGTTACACCATTTATGTTATAGATGTGGGATCGCGTACAGGAACAAACCGGACATTACGAAACATTTATTTTGGAAGCATGGAACGGAGAGTGTGCTGTGTAAGAAATGTTTACAGAAGAAATGGCCACATATTTATCACTTCTGCATACCACCGACTGCTTTCGTCTGCGAGGAATGTGGATCGAGCTTTTCCAGAGCCGTTGGCTTGAAGGTACACAAAAGGCTACACTCCGGAGACCGGCCGTATACTTGCAACGAATGTCCCGAGCGTTTTATTTCACGAAAATTATTGACCAAGCACGAAGATGCTCACAAAGAGCCACCGTGTAGCACAAATTCGACGGATTCGCTGAATCAACAATTGGCAAACGACGAAGAGAAATCGGACAAGGAGAAAATTGTTACGGCCGAGAGTATCGATACCGTATCCGACTCTGCGAAGGAGCCGAAGGAACCGGTGAAGAAGGTCGTCGACGTGTACGATTTACCGCCTTTGAATCTTTCCTCCGAGAGCGACACGGACTCTGAAGATGAGAAGGTAGAAATCAAAGAGCCCAAAGAGACTGAAACCGCTAAACCGATAGAAGAAACTGCAGCTTCTCCCGTAGAACCGAAATCCGCCGCTTCTCCCGTGCTAGCCGCGGACAGTATAGTGGAGGTTGAGCAGAACGACGAAGAGAAGGAACAGGGTGCGCAAATAATGGACGGGATTTGGGACAATTTCAAAACGTACACGGCAAGTTTGCAGATGAAAGAGCCGGGTAGTGGCGATCTTCCGGTAAAAGAACAGGAACCGGAGACCGATATGGAATACTTGAGGAGTATAATATTGGCCGACCACGATTACTGCGTGGTGTGGTCGAACAAAGATAAAGAagcagaaggaggaggaggaggaggaggaggaggaggagaagaagaaggagaagcaGGGTCTAAAGTAGAGGAGAAGAAAGAGGTGAACTCGAGCGGGGACCAAGAATCGACGTGCAAAGTAGAGAAGAGCCCGTCCGGCAGCAACGTTGCGCAAAGCGTCgccgagaccgagaccgagaccgacGCGAACAGAAAGAAGGCGAAGAGTccaaagaagaagaagcagagcGGCAGCACGTCGTCGAGCGACTCTTCGAGCGACAGCGACTCCAGTAGTTGTTCCTGCGGGACCAACTGCAGCTGCAGCAGTTCCACGTCCGGTAGCTCGTCCAGCTCCAGCAGTAGTTCCGACTCGGACAGTTCGACTTCGGACGGTTCTCCGAAGAAGCAATCGAGTCGCAAGGAACGAAAGAAGGAGAAGGAAGCTGTACAAGAATCGGAATCGGCGAACGTCGACGCGGAGAACAAAGCAACCGCGGAGGCGGAGAACGGGGAAGCTGCGATCTCGGTGGATCCGGTTTGCCCCCCGCCTCAGCTGTTGCTGAGGGAGTCCGACCTGGAGACGGACGAGACGGAGACGGACGAGGACTTTTACGACGAGCATCCGCAACAGCTGGCGAACAAGCTGCTCGCCGAGAAGCGGAATCAGTTGCTGCTCCTGGCAGCCGTTGCACCGGCGTCCACGGAGTCCGCGATCCCGTTGAACAACGGTTTggcggacgcggacgcggacgccGCGATACCTTCCCCGGACCCCGTCCCGGGCACCGCGGAGGACCATCCCCAGCAGAAGAGGAAGGTCAAGACGAAGAAACGGAAAAAAGGGGAGAGAGCGAAGCAGCGCAACGCGGCGGCGCCGGCCGTGGAGTCCATAAAATTGAACATTCCTAAAGCGTTTTACCAAAAGAACCCGGGCTTCTCGGCCTCGTCGCCGGCGACGATGCAGCAGGGCGTGGCGTCGTCGGTGCCGAGCATAATCGCGAACGACGCGCACCCCATGAGCGCGATCGTCGAGCCTCGAACGGTAGGAGGCGGTGGGAGGCCGGGTCAGAACGTGAGCGGTAGCGGTTCCGAAACGGAGAACAAACGCTCGTCGAAGCGGAAGAGGGTACCGAAGCGGTTCTACGGCGACTCCAGCGACGAGGAGGTGGAGAAGCAACCGACGATGAAATGGAGGAAGGTGGAGACGGCCTCGTTCGCGCCGGTGCCGAGTCTGAAACCGCTGCCACCACCGAGACtgtccttcggcgggaagaccGTGGCGTACAGGCCGGCGGAGAGCCAGCAGGAGAGCCCGAGGATCGCCACGGCCTCGGCGACCGAGTCCGAGGAGCCGGCGGAAAGTAGCAGCGACTCCAGCGACACGGAGATCGAGGCTAGCCAGCAGCTGCAAACGCATCTGCCGGAGAGCAACCCGCCGATCCCGGAACGGCCGGTCAATCTCTACTGTTACTGTCAGTGCCCGTACGACGAGGTCTCGGAGATGATCGCCTGCGACGGCGAGGACTGTCGCATCGAGTGGTTTCACTTCGAGTGCGTCGGCATCATGGTACCGCCCAAGGGCAAGTGGTATTGTCCGGACTGTAGAAAGAAACACGGTATCGTGCAAAACGAGGACTACTTCGACTGA
- the LOC117222740 gene encoding cilia- and flagella-associated protein 251 translates to MTHVKTVRLQKCSINVILHYNESIVVATMEGGVIFYDLQLKLVYWVRNFGVNSIRSVSFNFTSNLLGPRATVRTPDDVSDDTGEEEEGAHGEEEEEEEEEEEEEEKEEEEGHRVDTTICKQKLEYLKMTEVGMVSYDDDSSSTITVNLEHMQRDYEGKQGPFVQPRRVALDATFESAPFHTDPFFIGSATGAIALIDIPTSKCHFFLHDVGLSVTSLDAHPRSHYVATGNAQGILCLYEYEKRKLIVRRTVPPLPDFQYIVERQVKTSNITYVTCPQTRDKSIAVSVLKYSPLGDQLVCGLDNGTLWILHPITLEPIHDVPYKHSWESIIKLAFTECAEYMAYSDNELVVAIFKRNLDILLGDHPWAFLGKYRAHRATITDIRFGPATSNTVTPRFFSLGEDRRLVEYDLKNR, encoded by the exons ATGACGCACGTGAAAACTGTGCGATTACAAAAGTGCTCCATTAACGTGATTCTACATTACAACGA ATCGATAGTCGTAGCAACCATGGAGGGCGGAGTTATCTTTTACGACCTTCAATTAAAACTCGTCTATTGGGTTCGCAACTTTGGTGTCAACTCTATACGATCGGTTAGCTTTAACTTTACATCCAATTTATTGGGTCCTCGGGCTACCGTTAGAACCCCCGACG ACGTCTCGGACGACACgggtgaagaagaagaaggtgcacacggagaagaagaagaggaagaggaagaggaagaggaagaggaagaaaaagaagaagaagaaggtcaTCGTGTAGATACGACAATCTGTAAACAGAAActcgaatatttaaaaatgacAGAAGTTGGGATGGTATCGTACGACGATGATTCATCGTCCACGATAACTGTAAACTTGGAACACATGCAGAGAGATTACGAGGGGAAGCAAGGACCATTTGTTCAACCTCGTCGCGTTGCACTGGATGCCACTTTTGAAAGCGCGCCTTTCCATACCGACCCATTTTTCATCG GTTCTGCTACCGGCGCGATCGCGTTGATCGATATTCCGACGTCCAAGTGCCATTTTTTCTTGCACGACGTAGGCTTGTCCGTTACCAGCTTGGACGCGCATCCTCGAAG CCATTACGTGGCCACAGGAAATGCACAGGGTATATTGTGCTTGTACGAATACGAGAAACGCAAGTTGATCGTACGCAGAACCGTCCCTCCGCTGCCAGATTTTCAGTACATCGTCGAGAGGCAAGTGAAAACTAGCAACATCACGTACGTTACATGCCCGCAAACCAGGGATAAATCGATCGCTGTTTCCGTGCTCAAGTATTCGCCGTTAG GGGACCAGCTCGTTTGCGGTCTCGACAATGGAACGCTATGGATTCTACACCCGATCACGTTGGAACCGATTCACGACGTGCCGTACAAGCATTCCTGGGAATCTATAATTAAGCTAGCTTTCACGGAGTGCGCGGAATATATGGCGTATTCT GACAACGAATTGGTAGTGGCAATATTTAAGAGAAATTTGGATATACTCTTAGGAGATCATCCATGGGCTTTCCTTGGAAAGTATCGTGCTCACCGGGCAACCATAACGGACATACGGTTTGGACCAGCTACCTCCAATACCGTTACACCTCGATTTTTCTCCTTGGGCGAAGATAGGAGATTGGTCGAATACGACCTGAAAAATAG ATAG